A single genomic interval of Puntigrus tetrazona isolate hp1 chromosome 1, ASM1883169v1, whole genome shotgun sequence harbors:
- the mab21l2 gene encoding protein mab-21-like 2, which produces MIATQAKLVYQLNKYYNERCQARKAAIAKTIREVCKVVSDVLKEVEVQEPRFISSLSEIDARYEGMEVIAPNEFEVVLYLNQMGVFNFVDDGSLPGCAVLKLSDGRKRSMSLWVEFITASGYLSARKIRSRFQTLVAQAVDKCSYRDVVKMVADTSEVKLRIRERYVVQITPAFKCTGIWPRSAAQWPMPHIPWPGPNRVAEVKAEGFNLLSKECYSLTGKQSSAESDAWVLQFAEAENRLLMSGCRKKCLSILKTLRDRHLELPGQPLNNYHMKTLLLYECEKHPRETDWDESCLGDRLNGILLQLISCLQCRRCPHYFLPNLDLFQGKPHSALETAAKQTWRLAREILTNAKSLDKL; this is translated from the coding sequence ATGATTGCAACGCAAGCGAAGCTGGTTTACCAGCTCAACAAATATTACAACGAAAGATGCCAGGCGCGCAAAGCGGCCATCGCCAAGACCATACGGGAGGTGTGTAAGGTGGTGTCGGACGTGCTGAAGGAGGTGGAGGTCCAGGAGCCCCGCTTCATCAGCTCCCTGAGCGAGATAGACGCGCGCTATGAGGGCATGGAGGTCATCGCGCCCAACGAGTTTGAGGTCGTGCTTTACCTGAACCAGATGGGAGTCTTTAACTTCGTGGATGACGGCTCTCTGCCGGGCTGCGCGGTGCTCAAACTCAGCGACGGCCGTAAGAGGAGCATGTCCCTGTGGGTGGAGTTCATAACCGCCTCCGGTTATCTGTCGGCGCGAAAGATCCGCTCCCGCTTCCAGACGCTGGTGGCCCAGGCCGTGGATAAATGCAGCTACCGGGACGTGGTTAAGATGGTGGCGGACACGAGCGAAGTGAAACTGCGCATTCGGGAGAGATACGTGGTGCAGATCACCCCGGCCTTCAAGTGCACGGGCATCTGGCCTAGAAGTGCCGCTCAGTGGCCCATGCCTCACATCCCGTGGCCCGGGCCGAACCGGGTGGCGGAGGTGAAAGCGGAGGGTTTCAACCTCCTCTCCAAAGAGTGCTACTCGCTAACGGGAAAGCAGAGCTCGGCGGAAAGCGACGCCTGGGTCTTGCAGTTCGCCGAGGCCGAGAACAGGCTGCTGATGTCGGGCTGCAGGAAGAAATGCCTCTCTATTCTAAAGACTCTCCGGGACCGACACCTCGAGCTGCCGGGACAGCCGCTCAATAACTACCACATGAAGACCCTGCTGCTGTACGAGTGCGAGAAACACCCGCGGGAGACCGACTGGGACGAGTCGTGCCTCGGAGACCGTCTGAACGGTATTCTGCTGCAGCTCATCTCCTGTCTGCAGTGCCGCCGGTGCCCACATTACTTCTTACCCAATCTAGACCTGTTTCAGGGCAAACCACACTCAGCCCTGGAGACAGCGGCCAAACAGACCTGGAGACTGGCCAGAGAAATCCTCACCAACGCTAAAAGTTTGGATAAACTGTAA